The genomic region CCCTCGAACATCCCACCTTCCCTCACTCCCCATTTAGCACTAAGAGGAACAGAAGAGCATTGTGGCATGCACACTGAGCATCCTGCAGAGGGGCCAAGAGCATGGGGAGAGATGCCTGTAGGGGACAGGATCATACAGGAGGGGCTAGGCTGCAGTGGGCTGTTCTGCTCCCACTGCCAcgctgcagcacagcctctgtGGCATTGGTctttcagctctgcctcaggggTTCATGGGGGTGGCCcacatctctctctttttttttattttcttttttttttttttttttttcttttctcccccattGTCCCTTGCCCTGCCCTCAAGAAGGATTTCAGTATCGGGATGGCACCATGAGCAGGAATCTTAGGGAACCTGTGCTGCAGTAGACAGGCTGACTAATATCCCTTTAAATAATCTCCCTTTAAATAGTCTGGAAGTACTCTGGTGAGCTTCTGTTTCAGGAACCATGAGAACAGCCACGGCTGCAGTCTGTATAAATAGCCAGATCCATGCTGCTCTGTAGCGAACAACACAGTTATTTGTTCTAGGACAGTCTTCCTATTTTCTTCATGGCGTTGCATGGAGAGCTGAGATCAAATCTGTGGTAATGTTTCTGTACAGAGGCTGCTGCACTGGAAGTGGCAGTGAGGAGGGAGCAGCTACCCCTTGGAGATGGACTTCTCTCCCCTGTGGCTTTGCATCTGAGCAGCaacggtgctggggctggctaGGGTCTGTAGAGCTGGCTTTAGCTAAAAGAGTGCAGTTAGGACCCTCTGATCAGTGCTGTAAGTTTAAGAAATTCATGTGTATTCATAGCATCTGGAAGGTGAAAGCAAGGAGTAATTGAATGCTCGCTGCCTAGCTGTGGATCTGGATAGAGCATAACGTGATGGTCCTGGCTGAGAACAAACTGCTTATCTGCATTGTCTGAACTCAGTAATCTGCACTGTAAAAGAAATTTGTTAATCAAGTCTGTGCTAGGCTAgctaattcttttttcttctaagatGGAAGAGCAAAAATTGATCTCCAGGTAGATatgtgctttctgcagctgcttaaGCAACCTTCAGTTTGTCTCCATCTGGTCCTGAATTATCAAGACAGCCTTCAAAAACATGAGGATCTGATACACAGCCAATAGCCACTGTAGCACTTTCCTATTTATCTAAATCGTGGAGAATCCTCAACGCTCAAGACAGCATTGCAAGTCTTGCCTCAGCTGAGGTAGGAGGCATTTGAATTTCTTACTCATAGTGTATTGTCATCTTATCCTTGCCATCCTACCCACTCAATGCGTCAGAGATCTaaggcctgattttttttttttttctgaattttgtttttattttattccccaTCCCCCCAACATCTCCGCTGAGCTGAGGATATTCAGGCCTTCAGTTTCTTCTGCATTGTGTCAgaggtcctttttcttccctctttcccctCCACTCTGCTCAGATGTAATTCCCCTGAGCCAGTGGGTTTTTGCCAGGGTAAATCAGTTATCAGGAGAGGCTTGGTGCAACAGGACAGACAGATGAGTGGATCcaaggggaggaagagagacaATATGCAGACATGGCACAGACCAGGTCCATAGAGGCAGCTTCCCTAGTGTCCCCTCATGATTGCTTTCTTCCCTAATGTTGCTTTTAAGTCACTGTACAGATGACAAGTGTCCCACCTGATGTGTTACCAGCTCCATATTGCTGATGACTTTATTTCCAAGTTCTTTGAGGCCCTTAGGAACATGTTCATGGCCCTGTAAGACCTCATGTCTGCTTCAGGCAAGCAGTGGCCTTTCCCCTTCTAATGAGAAACCTGCAGAACCCAGTACGTAAGTCTAATTCTCCTGCCTTGGGCCTCTCATGGTACGCTCAGATGTCTTACATCCAGTTGGTTGACACCTTCCAGTTTCACCATTTAGACACCTTTCAGACTGTTCTTTCATCTTATGAGGGAGgatgttctctttttcttttcttcatgctCAGTGCTTACCATCGTCAAATAGGGGCATGGCTGTGGCCATGGATTGCCTCGCTGTGTTGTCATTATGGGGTTCGAAGTTCATATTTGGCAAAGCATAAGTTTTGGTTTGGGTATTGGAAACACCATCAACAAAAATAGTAATGTTCTTCTGAGGCAAAATACTAAAATGTTTGATTATCAACAATCTTCTGAATTTCAGagcaacccccccaaaaatcccagcttctgaatttcattaaaaagaaaaaacaaactacaGACAGATTTTTAATTAACTGTAATTGGTCTACTTAACCCCAGGAAGATTAACCAGTCTGTTTCTGGGGTAGGTCTGGTCTGTGTGGCCAGCTACAATGCAACATGTGGATTCTGTTTAGAGGAGCACAAGAAAAAGACGAAAGTGAAAGCAGCAGAAGTTGCATTTAACTGCATGTCGGGTCCCgctgagcagggagggcagaaagCAGTGGAATCTGCTCCTGTCAAGCTTTGATAGGCTAAGTGTGGGTTAAAATGCAGTGTGTTTTGTCTTCTTTCCCTAGCGTGATGGCTTCAATTCCTGTCCTGAAGCAAGAGACGTTGTTCCGGAACAGTACATGGAGCTACCGAATTCCAGCCCTGCTCTACCTGCCGCGTTTCAGCATCATCCTGGCATTTGCTGAAGAACGAGAGGATGTGGTAGATGAACATGCCAAGCTGATAGCAATGCGCAGAGGCATGTATGACCCAACCACGCACCATGTTCAGGTACCAGAGTGGGGAGGAAATGGGGAGACTGTCCAGCCATATTGCTGCCCTGTCCCAAATGAGTTGAATGGGTCTGCTTTCTCCACTGTAGCTAAACCGTTTTACTTCTCCCAGCTGTAAGAGACAAGCCCACCTTTCGGTAATGCATGTGTCTTTATGACTGCTGGGATTCAACCCCAAGACTGCGCAGTTGTTGAGGGACTAAAGTGGAGCAGGCACAGTAGATTTTCTGGGGATGACTCTGACCCAtctctgcagaagcagagaggGCCATGGGCAAAAGTCCTGTTGCAATAGTAAAGATGtggaaaagaggcagaaatgaGGAGTAtcacagggatggggaggagtgAATTAGCGATTAgtgactatttttttaattcatcttttTAGAACGAATTCctggtttaaaaaacaattgaGAACAGCTAGTCTCCCCACGCAAAAGAGTGTCGTCTGGTTTGTCTGTGCCAGTGAATTGGCTACCTTATTAATCTACCAGTTATTACTAACAGTTATCTTGCTGGGTGACTGGGGGTGGTGGATACTCTATTTATAATCATTTCTTGCATTTGCAAATGCATTAAtgtctttggggggggggggggggaagtaaTTTTTCTATTCCAATCCTTCACCAGTGACTGTCTTAGACTATAGACTCTTAAGAGCTGGAGTCTGCCTagcagaagcagcctctgagcACACCTGCAGTGTTGTACCATTCAGGTAACACCTTGCATAACCCCTGTAATTCAGTTAAGTAGGGCTCAGTTGGTCATAAGCTCAGTAATTTGTGTTCACATGCTAGGGtttcttaaaatggaaatattaaatattcCCCCCAAAAAGTTAATACTGGTTGAATAGACAAAGACAAGACATAAGCAAAAAGTGTAATCAGCAAGTCAGGGTAGAAAAGCTAATTAGTATAATCTTATTGGAAAACACTGCTTCTTTTACCAAACCAATAACTCTATGTAGGAATAATTTTCTAATTGCCATGTTGGTGTTTGAAATGTGGTTGTATTATATGCTATTCATGTAAAGAAAGGTGGGGCTTGGAGGGTTGGCATGCTTGTTCTGCAACCTATTTTCTGTGTGATGTTGGACAACTCGGTCCAAATTTCCACACCAGGGTGTGTAACGCCACATGATCAGCTCCAGCAAGGTGTCtcactgcaggctgccatgGATCAAAATGGAGAAGCAGAAGTCTTAATGCAAATGGGTTTGTCAGCATCCAGTGTACTTCAAAAGGATTCAGTTATTTACATGACTTCCTGAGAAGCACTGACAGAGTGCAGGGTCTACAAGCACATTTTAACCACATTTTATATGTCTGTgtcatatgtatatataaatgctTGTGAGAATTCCTTAAAATTCAGTTagtgtagttttttttttttaacagtgtaGTCAGACACCAGCTGCATGGAGATGTGGAGTTATCAGCTCCTCAGTGAGCTGTAATTTAAACAGGACATAACCCACCTGTTTGATGAAGCGCATGAGCACTGCATCATCCAAAtaaacttaatttattttaatttacatttggTGGTGCCGGTATGTTGGCTGCCTGTTTCTTGCTCTATCTTCAAACTTGCTCATCCCGTGCTGTTCTCAAACTCTTCTGTAACTTTTATCTGGGCATACTTGCACTGCAACCTGGATTTACCTGTAACAGTGTGTTTCATTCTTGTCTCCCTTCACACGGCCCTGGCAGTGGAGTAGCATGGAGACCATTGTCAGTGCACAGCTGAAAGATCACCGCTCTATGAATCCCTGTCCTGTTTATGACGAGGTCTCAGGGAAACTGATCCTGTTCTTCATAGCCGTCCCAGGAAAGATCTCTGAGCAGCACCAGCTCAGGACGAAGACCAACCTGGTGCGTCTCTGCTACATCACTAGCATGGACCAAGGACGCACCTGGAGCACTGTCCAGGATATCACCGAGGGTACCATTAGCTCCGAGTACAAGAACTGGGCCACCTTCGCAGTGGGGCCAGGCCACGGATTACAGCTGCTCAATGAGGCCCGGAGCCTTGTGATTCCTGCCTATGCCTATCGTATCCTTGACCCTAAGCAGCACCCCACCCCTCACGCCTTCTGCTTCATCAGCTCTGACCATGGGACGACATGGGAGATGGGGAACTTTGTGGGGAAGGAGAGTGCAGTGGAGTGCCAGGTAGCTGAGGTACACACCTGTGGCAGGAGGGTGCTCTACTGCAACGCAAGGAGCAGCAAGGGAGCGAGAATCCAGGCCGTCAGCTACAACCACGGGGTGGATTTTGAGGGAGGCCAACGGGTTGAAATGCTTGTAGAGCCTCCCTTTGGATGTCATGGAAGTGTTACTGCCTTCCCACCTCCCCGTGATGCCAGGTGCCAAGATAGTTGGTTGCTCTACACTCATCCTACAGACCCAAAGGGTCGAAGAGATTTAGGAATTTACCTCAATAAAACCCCTTTAAACCCAGAACAGTGGACAAAACCAAGCATCCTCTTCAAGGGTTTATGTGCTTATTCAGATCTGCAGTACATGGGGGTTGGGCCAGATGGCTCACCCTTGTTCTCCTGCCTTTTTGAATATGGGACTCAACAGCAATGTGAAGAGATAATATTTGTAATGTTCACTCTGAAGCAAGCCTTCCCATCTGAGTGCTGAGTCTTGAGCCTTTTCAGCGGGATCCATCCGAAAACCACCTTTGCTGGTGCTTCTTTTCACTGTCACTTCTCATCTTTCAGCAAAaaggtttttgtattttgtgcACCATTGGTTTGCCATTGGCTTGTACCATTTGTAGATTACGAAGTCTATTAAACATACTAAAACTAAAcgtattttgtttttgttttttttttttcccttgcctgtTCTCCCACCTCACTTTTCCCTTTGGCTGCTATTTTAAACATCACATGCTCAAAGCAAGCATGACTTTTGCATGGGGTCTCTTGCCTTAAGGCCTCCAACAGCCTTGCCTAGGGATATGCCTGCTGATGGCTCAGGGACTGCCTGAGATTAGGGGGTAGCAGTGTTGTGCTGAGCTGTATTTAGTAAATTGTGGGGGAAGTACTGGAAAGGACACTGCCTTTCTGCCTGTATCCGctgttattttcagaaagctgtttgggcCCTGATTAGGTGTACTTCTTGCAGTCAGTGTCGTACTTGCTAGCAGCTCTACCTTTCAGGGCTTGCTGTCTTACAAGTTCAGAAAGGCCATGGGATGCCATTGTCTTGAAATATTCCCAGCCCTTATTATTTCCCACTTCTGCAATggatttggggttgctgtgttGAGTTCCCAGGCTACTCAGGGACTTCTGTCTAAGTTCACCTTCTCCTTACTTCCCATGTTCTTGCTTTATTTGCCCTTTTGCTGATACTGCACTAAGTAGTTGCAGTTTCTCATGTGCAAGAAAACCACAGCCTCGTGTGCTCCAGCTGTTCCTTTTCCATGGGCAGGGAGAGTGGGACCCGtgcaggagcccccagccccatgtctGGGGACAGGGCAAGTGGCAGAAATTGCATTTTGCCCATACTGCAACTGCAGGATCAGGACATGTCTGCAGAGGGAGCTCCAATTTATAGTCACGAGGGGAAATACTTGCTGGTCTAACACATGTGCTTAGCTCTGATCCAACTGCTCTTATCTCTGACAACCCAATGCCTCACAAGCATGGCTGTTATTATTGCGGAGTATTACTGGCATATGGGGCAGTGTGTCAAACAAATAACATTGCCTCACTTCCAGAAAATTGCATAGGCCTAAATGCCAGAGGAGGAGGACCTGACCAAGCGCAGAACAGCCTGAGAGTGCTCAAGCTGGAAGTCTTTTCAGAGTAAACATTTTTCAGCAGGTTTTGGAAAGAAACagcccccagttttggtgagaGACGGGCTCTTCTGAGGCTGTTGTGCGAAGTTTAGACTTGGAGTAGACAAGAGGAGTGAGCAGGAATGAGCAGGCACAAAGGACAACACATAAGGGCACAAGGAGTCAGAAAAGCTTTACCCATGCCTCTGGAAAAATTCTTTACATACaagtctgtgcttgttttctgcatGCTGTATTCTCTGTGTGTGGAACGGCTCCAAGGAGAATATGTTTGTTTGCTCTATTGTTGAAGAAAAATACCTGCTTTTCAGAGTGTTCTCAGCATGCACCCCCTTTGGGGAGCTCTAGCAGGTCATGTAGGATCCTTTGCACTGTCACTGCTCAGGTCTTTGAGTCTCTGCTTGCTCAGTGTTCACCTCCCTACCCCCATACACACACCCTTGCTTTTTATTGCTTATAGCTTTCAGGGAAATTGCAAGAAGGGCTCCTGATTTTTCTCACTCATCTAGGTTTGTTTCAGGGTACCTGGAGGCTGCAGGCTCAAAGGGAGCGAAGATCTCATGGCCTTCACAAATACACCTGTAATTCGCTGAGCCTTCCTCAAGCAGCAGGTCAGTAATATGCTGGGTCACAGCCTCAAAGGGCACAGTGTCTGAGCAAACCAGTATTTTGTAGGTATTGCTCATGTGGCCTTTAGATGTAGGCCAGAGTGTAAATGCACTTCTGTGGCCAAATAGCCTGTTTTGGGTGCCCACTGTGCAATTTGAATGATGCTACAGGCAGTATTTACCCACTGGCCATGGGCAGGGTGCTGAGTTTGCAGCCAGCTGATCCAATAAGTGGATCAGTAGCAAACCCAGTTCAGATAAAGCATTTATTGTACTTTCTGAGAGACAGAGCTTGGAATAACACCCTAACATGGGAGACATAGCATTTGCTTTGTCTGTAGACTGTAGTTTCTGATTATCCAACATCAAAATGTGTCCAAATTCTTTGTCTGTGGCCTCGCTCTCTCAAGTAAGTTTAAgtgagatgctgctgctgtggtaTCTGATAGCTCCTATTGAGTCTGGCTTGCATTTGTCTGCCTGGTACCCgttattcttttgttttacaAGGGGAGCTCTTCCATGATACTTTGTCCCAACTTGGGATGACAGCATAGACTATCTGAAGCACATCCCATTTCTTGTGGAAACCTAGTGCTGTGCTGATTACCCCTGTAGTATCACTATGGGCCCTGTATCTCCTGACATGCAACTGCTGCAGTCTGATCCCAGCAGTCCCACTCCATGGCAAACTCTGtagctcctctcctcttctctaatCTCTTCTTTCTCAGATCTGCTCACAAGCCTTCTCCAACACCGGCacacatggaaagaaaatgaatggtgTAAGTATCTGCTGCAGAACAGCCTCTTGACTGCGGGGGACAAGAAGTTATTGCTGTCCTTTGGGAGTGAGGCTGCAGGTAGCTCACAATGTGCACACACGTGCACTGACCACACAAGGATCAGTCTTTCTCCAGCGCTGCAGAGATCAGATGTACGTGCCGTGAGAAGTACGTCAGACGCCATTTCCTCTTCAGGCAATGCTGCAGATGAGCCTTTAGGGAACAGAGAGAGGTTTATGCTAGGGGTTTACGATTCACCTTTTGAgcgtctggagctgtcctgtgCTTTTCTTTAGGACCAAGAAACACATGCAGAAACCAACCTGCACTTTTTATGGCCACAGTCATCGCATGCATTTGGATCCCATCCCCTTATTCATGTCTCCAAACTGAGAAGTTGTATGTGGCTGGACAGGAGTGTACACATttgaaggaagcagcagcagctccctaacaagctgaagtcagtggaaggATGGATAGAAATGAGGTGTTAACTGTCCAACCAACCAGTCTTTCAGCTGTCTGACCAGGGCTTGTACTTCTTTGTTAACTTGCAGTAGGTCAGAACCTCTGCAAATGCAGTTTCATTCCAGGAATACTCATCCAGTGCAGAAGCTCTGTCCGCTGTGTGTCATCATACAGGTCCATGGCGTGGAGAGCACTGTGAGGCCCAGCAGTGGTTTGACATTCAGAACCGTTCTACTTCCTGCTGCAGCCGTGCTCCAGAGAGGCTGCTGTCTCAGACATCCCAAAAAGCTGGTATGGGTGAGGCCAGCAGCACACTAGTGGCCAGGCAGGACTGTCAGAGGAGGTGCAGAGTCCCTTTGCAATATGCAGACACTATTCTCAGTAGGGAGAGCAGTGTTTTCAGCCACTCTGTAGCTTACAGGAGCTCACAGTTATTGTCCATGCAGAGCCACTTCTTACTATTCAGCATCTGACTCTGTTTACGTACCTGAATCCATGGTAGACTGGCTCCAAAAGCTCCAGCTGGGTCTGGATGAAGACGAAGGGCAGGTCCAGCTAAGCTAATTTTGGTCTGTAGGCAGTGTTTGCTCAGCGTGGACAGGAAGCCCTGCACGTTGCAGTTCTGCCCATTTAGCAGGGTTGCACAGTTCTGAATTGCTGTTGCCCACAGTTTAATCCCAAAAACTGAGATTAAGCTGGACACTGCAGAGTAAATGTGTGGATAACTGACAGTGCCAGGAAGGCAGACAGGGATGGATGCTGGCCTGTACTGGCTCAGTCTCCCTTCCCATACCCACCAGTTCTGGTCTCTCCCCGTTTGGTCTAGGCGGCTGTCTCCTGCCTTGCCGTCCGTGCTGTGGAAGGGGGCAGCACTCTGGTACGTCCTGCGTGATCCGGAGCCACAGCACTCCTGGCTCTGGGAATCGAGGGTCGCATAGGGTTAGCAGTGCCTCTGCCTTGCCTGGGGACTCCCTCTCCACGCGGAGTCCCAGCAGAGCGGCTTCTGATTACAGCTCAGATGTGAATGTGCAGAAGCACTGACTGCAAAGGCAGAGTAGCTGGAGGTACAGGAGAGGCAACCGAAGTTGCCGTGCAagcactgctcctgctgcaagTGTGCCCTTGTTGCTCTGCCTTGGAGATGCAGTGCTGAGCATGCCACACAGAGCCCAGACAAGGGGCAGATGTACAGCCAAAGAAAAGGGAAGTGAAAGCCCCAGTTCCCCCTGTCTGACGCGGGTTGCCAAAAATTACTTTGCTCCATCCCATCTTTGGGGATTTAGAGTAGGAAAGACCTTTGAATCCATCTCACAGTAGCTGACAGGGAGCTTTGGTCACTAATTCCCAGAACAAATCAGCCTTTAAGCCTGCTTCTGTGCATGGAAACATACAGggataattatttaaaaaaaatatatatatatatgttttgtgGTTATTTCAAGTCCCCTCCTGACACCAACCTAGATGTGAGGACTAGACAATGCAGGAATGGGGCAGTCAGTGCGAAGGGATCCAAATGCAGTTTGTTTTCAGTCAGTCTAGGATTTATTTGTTCCCCATGGAGACCTGTAGTGGGTAGGACTGACAGACAGGAAAAAGATGGAAACCCAGAGGATCTGGCAAGAGATCAGAAATGGGAAGACAGGCCACCAAAGCCTGCAGGACTGAGTCAGTGGGAGGGCAGAAGGGATCCCCAGCTGGGACTTTTTGATACAGAATATTAGGACgtgaaggggaagggaaagtcGGGGAACGTGGGTTTGCTCGTCACTTCAGCTGCAGCATGAGGagagagcaggggctgcaggaacaTGTCACGCTCACTCTCTGAGCTGTTTAAGTTGAGGAAGTTGTCCGCGGCTGagtttcctttccctctctgtaCTATTGAAACAGGAAGCTGGTGAGTTGAAGCTGCCTGATCGTAACGCACAGACACagaggcagctctggcagct from Anas platyrhynchos isolate ZD024472 breed Pekin duck chromosome 9, IASCAAS_PekinDuck_T2T, whole genome shotgun sequence harbors:
- the NEU2 gene encoding sialidase-2 isoform X2, with the translated sequence MDASVMASIPVLKQETLFRNSTWSYRIPALLYLPRFSIILAFAEEREDVVDEHAKLIAMRRGMYDPTTHHVQCVSFLSPFTRPWQWSSMETIVSAQLKDHRSMNPCPVYDEVSGKLILFFIAVPGKISEQHQLRTKTNLVRLCYITSMDQGRTWSTVQDITEGTISSEYKNWATFAVGPGHGLQLLNEARSLVIPAYAYRILDPKQHPTPHAFCFISSDHGTTWEMGNFVGKESAVECQVAEVHTCGRRVLYCNARSSKGARIQAVSYNHGVDFEGGQRVEMLVEPPFGCHGSVTAFPPPRDARCQDSWLLYTHPTDPKGRRDLGIYLNKTPLNPEQWTKPSILFKGLCAYSDLQYMGVGPDGSPLFSCLFEYGTQQQCEEIIFVMFTLKQAFPSEC
- the NEU2 gene encoding sialidase-2 isoform X3; this encodes MASIPVLKQETLFRNSTWSYRIPALLYLPRFSIILAFAEEREDVVDEHAKLIAMRRGMYDPTTHHVQCVSFLSPFTRPWQWSSMETIVSAQLKDHRSMNPCPVYDEVSGKLILFFIAVPGKISEQHQLRTKTNLVRLCYITSMDQGRTWSTVQDITEGTISSEYKNWATFAVGPGHGLQLLNEARSLVIPAYAYRILDPKQHPTPHAFCFISSDHGTTWEMGNFVGKESAVECQVAEVHTCGRRVLYCNARSSKGARIQAVSYNHGVDFEGGQRVEMLVEPPFGCHGSVTAFPPPRDARCQDSWLLYTHPTDPKGRRDLGIYLNKTPLNPEQWTKPSILFKGLCAYSDLQYMGVGPDGSPLFSCLFEYGTQQQCEEIIFVMFTLKQAFPSEC
- the NEU2 gene encoding sialidase-2 isoform X1; its protein translation is MASIPVLKQETLFRNSTWSYRIPALLYLPRFSIILAFAEEREDVVDEHAKLIAMRRGMYDPTTHHVQWSSMETIVSAQLKDHRSMNPCPVYDEVSGKLILFFIAVPGKISEQHQLRTKTNLVRLCYITSMDQGRTWSTVQDITEGTISSEYKNWATFAVGPGHGLQLLNEARSLVIPAYAYRILDPKQHPTPHAFCFISSDHGTTWEMGNFVGKESAVECQVAEVHTCGRRVLYCNARSSKGARIQAVSYNHGVDFEGGQRVEMLVEPPFGCHGSVTAFPPPRDARCQDSWLLYTHPTDPKGRRDLGIYLNKTPLNPEQWTKPSILFKGLCAYSDLQYMGVGPDGSPLFSCLFEYGTQQQCEEIIFVMFTLKQAFPSEC